One stretch of Euphorbia lathyris chromosome 7, ddEupLath1.1, whole genome shotgun sequence DNA includes these proteins:
- the LOC136200837 gene encoding uncharacterized protein isoform X1: MFSDLVPLSSLPCSRHLRTNPSPLTPSIESFSLLCGQLTLTKHLGVGGKFFMLLEFLGKKHNWQVGGRLPLLLPIQLHLSHTTIVEVIKATEAFARAGLESSNLLVGTDFTKSNEWTGA; the protein is encoded by the exons ATGTTCTCCGACCTAGTCCCCCTCTCCTCTCTTCCATGTTCTCGTCATCTACGAACTAATCCCTCTCCTCTCACACCTTCGATCGaatccttctctcttctttgcGGCCAATTAACGCTAACCAAGCATCTTGGAGTAGGCGGAAAGTTTTTTATGTTGCTGGAGTTTCTTG GGAAGAAACATAATTGGCAAGTTGGAGGTCGACTTCCTCTGCTCCTTCCAATTCAACTTCATTTGAGTCACACCACGATTGTAGAAGTGATAAAA GCGACAGAGGCTTTTGCACGTGCTGGCTTAGAGTCTTCAAATCTTCTTGTTGGTACTGATTTCACAAAGAGTAATGAGTGGACAG GTGCTTAG
- the LOC136200837 gene encoding uncharacterized protein isoform X2, with amino-acid sequence MFSDLVPLSSLPCSRHLRTNPSPLTPSIESFSLLCGQLTLTKHLGVGGKFFMLLEFLGKKHNWQVGGRLPLLLPIQLHLSHTTIVEVIKATEAFARAGLESSNLLVGTDFTKSNEWTGK; translated from the exons ATGTTCTCCGACCTAGTCCCCCTCTCCTCTCTTCCATGTTCTCGTCATCTACGAACTAATCCCTCTCCTCTCACACCTTCGATCGaatccttctctcttctttgcGGCCAATTAACGCTAACCAAGCATCTTGGAGTAGGCGGAAAGTTTTTTATGTTGCTGGAGTTTCTTG GGAAGAAACATAATTGGCAAGTTGGAGGTCGACTTCCTCTGCTCCTTCCAATTCAACTTCATTTGAGTCACACCACGATTGTAGAAGTGATAAAA GCGACAGAGGCTTTTGCACGTGCTGGCTTAGAGTCTTCAAATCTTCTTGTTGGTACTGATTTCACAAAGAGTAATGAGTGGACAG GTAAATGA
- the LOC136200837 gene encoding uncharacterized protein isoform X3, producing MSGQVNESGCGILQQDIPHLVNKFTQPKTGSCLNNGGADCRFVKKGLGVQEVKSNWLVYSNRLRCYEEAFGRCHCTVEFSALEAKDSIKISQVETYKHLTEVKIEQTIE from the exons ATGAGTGGACAG GTAAATGAATCTGGTTGTGGAATTCTCCAACAAGATATCCCGCACCTCGTTAATAAATTCACGCAGCCCAAAACTGGATCCTGCCTGAATAATGGTGGCGCAGACTGTCGGTTTGTAAAAA AAGGTTTAGGAGTCCAGGAAGTAAAAAGCAATTGGCTGGTCTATTCAAATCGGTTAAGGTGTTATGAAGAGGCTTTTGGTCGGTGTCACTGCACTGTTGAATTTTCTGCTTTAGAGGCTAAAGATTCAATTAAAATTTCTCAAGTG GAAACTTATAAACATCTTACCGAAGTTAAAATTGAACAGACTATTGAGTAA